Proteins from a single region of Candidatus Kryptoniota bacterium:
- a CDS encoding two-component regulator propeller domain-containing protein: MESYRSTLTTTVLLCVGAVVAYAQSLRFEHISLQRGLSQSSAYSITQDKEGFLWFGTEDWLGRYDSYSFKVLKNGLSDFTSSSGNYVIRLIVDREGMLCV, from the coding sequence TTGGAGAGCTACAGGAGCACGTTAACAACAACAGTTCTACTGTGCGTCGGCGCAGTTGTCGCTTACGCACAATCCCTGAGATTTGAACATATTTCCCTTCAGCGGGGGCTTTCGCAGTCATCGGCATATTCGATAACTCAGGACAAAGAGGGTTTCCTGTGGTTCGGGACTGAGGACTGGCTTGGCCGGTACGACAGCTATTCATTTAAAGTTCTCAAGAACGGACTTTCAGACTTCACGTCCTCGTCGGGAAACTATGTCATCAGATTGATAGTAGATCGCGAGGGGATGCTGTGCGTTTGA
- a CDS encoding PG0541 family transporter-associated protein — MKIAFLVSNDVISPRVMKLLEGARIDYYTKWEHVKGKGHGTDPHLDTRSFPGTNVVYMIAFEQEASLEKLVDGINATNKDIPRPDDHIRLFQVPLERIV; from the coding sequence ATGAAGATAGCATTCCTTGTCAGTAACGATGTCATTTCCCCGCGAGTGATGAAGCTCCTCGAGGGCGCTCGCATCGATTACTATACGAAGTGGGAGCATGTCAAAGGCAAAGGCCACGGCACGGATCCCCACCTCGACACGAGAAGCTTTCCCGGTACTAACGTCGTATACATGATCGCGTTTGAACAGGAAGCATCTCTCGAGAAACTTGTCGACGGAATAAATGCGACCAACAAAGACATCCCTCGACCCGACGACCATATCAGATTATTCCAGGTACCCCTCGAACGGATTGTCTGA